Proteins found in one Pectobacterium atrosepticum genomic segment:
- a CDS encoding CdaR family transcriptional regulator has product MASYHLNAKMAQDIVSRTMQIIDSNINVMDARGKIIGSGDQERLGELHEGALLALSQGRVVDIDDAVARHLHGVRPGINLPLRIDGEIVGVIGLTGNPSQLRQYGELVCMTAEMMLEQARLLHMLAQDSRLREELVLNLVRTDDLSPALMEWAQRLGIDMNKPRVAAVIEVDSGQLGVDSAMAELQQLQTLLTTPERDNLIAIVSLTEMVVLKPALNSHGRWDAEEHRRRVDTLMSRMAESSRLRVRLALGNYFAGPGSIARSYRTARTTMSVGKQRMPAQRCYYYQDLMLPVLLDSLRGGWQANELVRPLSKLKAMDGNGLLRRTLGAWFRNNVQPGATAKALFIHRNTLEYRLNRISELTGLDLGNFDDRLLLYVALQLDEEE; this is encoded by the coding sequence ATGGCGTCGTATCATCTCAATGCCAAGATGGCACAGGATATTGTCTCGCGGACTATGCAGATCATTGATAGCAATATCAACGTGATGGATGCTCGCGGTAAGATTATCGGCAGTGGCGATCAGGAACGATTGGGGGAACTGCACGAAGGGGCGCTGCTGGCACTCTCGCAGGGGCGGGTTGTCGATATTGATGACGCTGTGGCGCGCCACCTGCATGGCGTGCGTCCGGGCATTAATTTACCCCTGCGCATCGACGGTGAAATCGTCGGTGTTATCGGTCTTACGGGGAATCCTAGCCAGTTACGCCAATACGGCGAGCTTGTCTGTATGACAGCGGAAATGATGCTGGAGCAGGCGAGGCTGTTGCATATGCTGGCACAGGACAGCCGTCTGCGGGAAGAGCTCGTGTTGAACCTGGTCCGTACCGACGATCTGTCCCCTGCTCTCATGGAGTGGGCGCAGCGTTTAGGTATCGATATGAATAAACCCCGTGTTGCAGCGGTGATCGAAGTGGACAGCGGGCAGCTTGGCGTAGATTCGGCAATGGCAGAGCTACAGCAGTTGCAGACGCTGCTGACTACGCCAGAGCGTGACAACCTGATCGCTATCGTTTCCCTGACGGAAATGGTGGTACTAAAACCGGCGCTGAATAGCCATGGGCGTTGGGATGCGGAAGAACATCGCAGACGCGTGGATACGCTAATGTCGCGGATGGCGGAAAGCAGTCGGCTGCGGGTGCGGCTGGCGCTGGGGAACTATTTTGCTGGCCCCGGCAGTATCGCGCGTTCTTACCGTACGGCGCGCACGACAATGAGCGTAGGCAAGCAGCGAATGCCCGCACAGCGTTGTTATTACTATCAGGATCTGATGTTGCCTGTGCTGTTGGACAGCCTGCGTGGTGGATGGCAGGCAAACGAACTGGTGCGTCCGCTCTCGAAGCTCAAGGCAATGGATGGCAATGGTCTGTTGCGCCGGACGCTAGGTGCCTGGTTCCGTAATAACGTGCAACCCGGTGCGACGGCAAAAGCGCTGTTTATTCACCGCAATACGCTAGAGTATCGCCTTAATCGTATCTCTGAACTGACGGGCTTGGATTTGGGGAATTTTGACGATCGTCTGCTGCTGTATGTAGCCTTGCAACTGGATGAAGAAGAGTAG
- the degP gene encoding serine endoprotease DegP codes for MKRKSLVLSALALSLAMAMGSTTANAAESAASAASSGQLPSLAPMLENVMPSVVSIYVEGHTTNAGKESNAGKEGIPPQLQPFFGENSPFCQEGSPFQSSPMCQGDSDDDDSGQPQPKQENFQALGAGVVINAEKGYVVTNSHVVDNADKIQIRLSDGRKYDGKVLGKDPRSDIALVQLKDFKNLTAIKVADSDQLRVGDYTVAIGNPYGLGETATSGIVSALGRSGLNIENYENFIQTDAAINRGNSGGALVNLNGELIGLNTAILAPDGGNIGIGFAIPSNMVKSVVAQIIEFGEVKRGELGITGTELNSELAQAMKVDAQRGAFVSQVRPKSAADAAGIKAGDVIVTLNGKAVSSFSALRAQVGSLPVGSKVALGLLRDGKPLTVDVTLQQSNQAQVASGNLYSGIEGAELSNTQIDDKKGVKVDNVKPGSAAAKVGLKKDDIILGVNQQVVQNIGELRKILDSKPAVLALNVRRGDSTIYLLAQ; via the coding sequence ATGAAAAGAAAATCACTGGTTCTGAGTGCGCTGGCGTTAAGTCTGGCGATGGCGATGGGCTCCACTACGGCAAATGCGGCTGAGTCAGCGGCGTCTGCTGCGTCATCAGGTCAATTACCTAGTCTGGCCCCTATGCTGGAAAATGTTATGCCTTCCGTGGTGAGCATCTATGTGGAAGGGCATACCACCAATGCGGGTAAAGAAAGCAATGCAGGCAAAGAAGGTATACCGCCGCAGCTTCAGCCGTTTTTTGGTGAAAACTCGCCGTTCTGCCAAGAGGGATCGCCGTTCCAGTCGTCGCCGATGTGTCAGGGCGATAGTGACGACGATGACAGCGGCCAACCGCAACCAAAACAGGAAAACTTCCAGGCGCTGGGCGCGGGCGTAGTGATTAATGCGGAAAAAGGCTACGTGGTGACCAATAGTCACGTGGTGGATAACGCCGATAAAATTCAGATTCGACTCAGTGATGGCCGCAAGTATGACGGTAAAGTGCTAGGCAAAGACCCGCGTTCAGATATCGCGCTGGTGCAGTTGAAGGACTTTAAAAATCTGACGGCCATTAAGGTTGCGGATTCCGACCAACTGCGGGTCGGTGATTACACCGTAGCGATTGGTAACCCGTATGGCCTGGGGGAAACCGCGACATCGGGCATTGTGTCCGCGCTGGGACGCAGCGGCTTGAATATTGAAAACTACGAGAACTTTATTCAGACCGATGCGGCGATTAATCGGGGTAATTCCGGCGGGGCGCTGGTGAACCTGAATGGGGAATTGATTGGGCTGAATACCGCGATTCTTGCGCCAGACGGCGGCAATATCGGGATCGGTTTCGCTATCCCCAGCAATATGGTGAAAAGTGTCGTTGCACAGATTATCGAATTTGGCGAAGTGAAGCGCGGCGAACTGGGCATCACGGGTACGGAGTTGAATTCCGAACTGGCGCAGGCGATGAAGGTTGATGCACAGCGCGGCGCGTTTGTGAGTCAGGTGCGGCCGAAATCGGCAGCAGATGCGGCGGGCATAAAGGCGGGCGATGTGATCGTCACGCTGAATGGCAAGGCGGTTAGCAGTTTCTCCGCGCTGCGTGCGCAGGTCGGTTCGCTGCCGGTGGGCAGCAAAGTCGCTCTGGGGCTGCTGCGTGATGGCAAACCGCTGACGGTTGATGTGACGCTGCAACAGAGCAATCAGGCTCAGGTGGCTTCCGGTAATCTCTACTCCGGCATTGAAGGTGCTGAACTGAGTAATACTCAGATTGACGATAAAAAAGGCGTTAAGGTGGATAACGTTAAACCCGGTTCCGCGGCGGCTAAAGTGGGGCTGAAGAAGGACGATATTATTCTCGGCGTTAACCAACAGGTGGTTCAGAATATCGGCGAATTGCGTAAAATTCTGGACAGCAAACCGGCAGTCTTGGCGTTGAACGTTCGTCGAGGTGACAGCACGATTTATCTGCTGGCTCAGTAA
- a CDS encoding dGTPase — MSDIDFAKKMSFQRHFSRPKTAESEYAIVRQFESDRGRIINSAAIRRLQQKTQVFPLERNAAVRSRLTHSMEVQQVGRYIAKEILYRLQADERLASLGLADRETPFESLVEMACLMHDIGNPPFGHFGESAINQWFRKLLDSHYLDNESPERVDDCKVPTLRMQQDGLDDLRGQIRQDLSHFEGNAQAIRLVHTLLKLNLTYGQVACILKYTRPAYWHGELPADYNYLMKKPGYYLSEEAFVARLREELDMGEFHRHPLSYIMEAADDVSYCIADLEDAVEKDILTIEELYDRLRENWGAGAEKDIFAKTIERAYKERERFQWRSHDDQFFMNLRVYTVGQMVPHAALRFIDNLPEIYTGSFNQALLEDDSPQNRLLGIFKHVALKHVFNHHEVEQLELQGDRVIRGLLDIYSPLLDMPYQDFSQLVSADTHKRYPIETRLYHKLSSKHCLAYREAVTELDGVAEPERIIREYYYRARLIQDYISGMTDLYAYDEYRKLMAAD; from the coding sequence ATGTCTGATATCGATTTCGCCAAAAAAATGAGCTTTCAGCGGCATTTTAGCCGACCTAAAACGGCCGAGAGTGAATATGCGATTGTGCGTCAGTTTGAGAGCGATCGCGGTCGTATCATTAACTCCGCCGCCATTCGTCGCTTACAGCAAAAAACCCAGGTCTTTCCGCTGGAACGTAATGCGGCTGTCCGTTCCCGCCTGACTCACTCGATGGAAGTTCAGCAGGTTGGCCGCTACATCGCAAAAGAGATTTTGTACCGCCTGCAAGCCGATGAGCGATTGGCATCGCTCGGGCTGGCCGACAGAGAAACGCCGTTTGAAAGTCTGGTTGAAATGGCTTGCCTGATGCACGACATCGGCAATCCGCCGTTTGGCCATTTTGGCGAATCCGCGATTAATCAATGGTTCAGGAAATTACTGGATAGCCATTATCTGGACAATGAATCTCCGGAACGCGTTGATGATTGTAAAGTCCCTACGCTGCGTATGCAGCAGGATGGGCTGGACGATCTACGCGGGCAGATCCGGCAGGATCTGAGTCATTTTGAAGGCAATGCGCAGGCGATCCGACTGGTGCATACGTTGCTGAAGCTTAATCTGACCTACGGTCAGGTGGCCTGTATCCTGAAATATACCCGCCCCGCGTATTGGCACGGCGAGCTTCCGGCAGATTACAACTATTTGATGAAGAAGCCGGGTTATTATCTGTCAGAGGAAGCGTTTGTCGCCAGGCTGCGTGAAGAACTGGATATGGGCGAATTTCATCGCCACCCGCTGAGCTACATTATGGAAGCGGCCGATGATGTCTCGTACTGTATCGCGGATTTAGAAGATGCCGTTGAGAAAGATATCCTTACAATCGAAGAACTTTACGATCGTCTGCGTGAAAATTGGGGCGCAGGCGCAGAGAAAGACATCTTCGCCAAAACGATCGAACGTGCCTACAAAGAGCGTGAACGCTTTCAATGGCGCAGCCACGATGACCAATTCTTCATGAATCTCCGTGTTTATACCGTGGGGCAGATGGTGCCACATGCCGCGCTGCGTTTTATCGACAACCTGCCGGAAATCTATACCGGATCGTTCAATCAGGCGTTGCTTGAGGACGACAGCCCGCAGAATCGCCTGTTAGGCATTTTCAAGCATGTCGCCTTAAAGCACGTTTTTAATCACCATGAAGTTGAGCAACTGGAGCTACAGGGCGACCGTGTGATTCGCGGCCTGCTGGATATTTATAGCCCGCTGCTCGACATGCCTTATCAGGATTTCAGCCAGCTTGTCAGCGCTGATACGCATAAGCGTTATCCGATTGAAACGCGGCTTTATCACAAGTTATCCAGCAAGCATTGCCTGGCCTATCGTGAAGCGGTCACTGAGTTGGACGGCGTCGCTGAACCCGAGCGCATCATCCGTGAATATTATTATCGGGCGCGTCTGATTCAGGATTACATCAGCGGTATGACAGATTTGTACGCCTACGACGAATACCGCAAGCTGATGGCGGCGGATTAG
- the mtnN gene encoding 5'-methylthioadenosine/S-adenosylhomocysteine nucleosidase, whose amino-acid sequence MKVGIIGAMEQEVTLLRDRIENRQTFQRAGCEIYTGQINGVEVALLKSGIGKVSAALGTTLLLEHSKPDVVINTGSAGGLASTLNVGDIVISDEVRYHDADVTAFGYEPGQMAGCPAAFPADEKLIALAQEAIADLQLNAVRGLVVSGDAFINGAEPLARIRATFPKAIAVEMEATAIAHVCHQFGTPFVVVRAISDVADKASHLSFDEFLSVAAQQSTRMVEAILAKLAAR is encoded by the coding sequence ATGAAAGTCGGTATTATCGGCGCGATGGAACAAGAAGTAACGCTGTTACGCGATCGGATTGAAAACCGTCAGACCTTTCAGCGTGCAGGTTGCGAAATCTACACCGGACAAATCAACGGCGTAGAAGTCGCTTTGCTGAAATCCGGTATCGGTAAAGTCTCCGCCGCACTGGGTACCACGCTGCTGCTGGAACATAGCAAGCCGGACGTAGTGATTAACACGGGTTCCGCGGGCGGACTGGCATCCACATTGAACGTCGGTGATATCGTGATTTCTGATGAAGTACGCTACCACGATGCCGACGTCACAGCCTTTGGCTATGAACCCGGCCAGATGGCGGGTTGCCCTGCCGCTTTCCCTGCCGATGAAAAGCTCATCGCGCTGGCGCAGGAAGCCATTGCCGATTTACAACTGAACGCCGTGCGCGGACTGGTTGTTAGCGGCGACGCCTTCATTAACGGCGCAGAGCCGTTAGCACGCATTCGTGCCACCTTCCCGAAGGCAATTGCCGTGGAAATGGAAGCTACCGCGATCGCACATGTCTGCCATCAATTTGGCACACCGTTTGTAGTGGTGCGCGCAATTTCTGATGTGGCCGATAAAGCCTCACACCTGAGTTTTGATGAGTTCCTAAGCGTTGCTGCACAGCAATCAACGCGGATGGTAGAAGCCATTCTGGCCAAGCTGGCTGCTCGCTAA
- the btuF gene encoding vitamin B12 ABC transporter substrate-binding protein BtuF — MTFRFLCWLTGLLLCTAAYAIPQRVISLAPHATEMAYAAGMGEQLIAVSAWSDYPPEAKKLEQVASWQGINLERILALKPDLILAWREGNPQRPLEQLANFSIPIVYLDAKTLDDIPASLRQLATYSRHPEQAERAATDFQQQIGELQHADEKHKAAHTAPLRVFIQFGTQPLFTSSKATLQSQIVSLCGAENIFSDSTVPWPQVSREQVLRRQPQAIIIGGASDKITNTQAFWQPQLTVPVITVNEDWFSRSGPRLLLAAQQICSQLAELKLAPSSAK, encoded by the coding sequence ATGACCTTCAGGTTCCTCTGCTGGCTGACCGGGCTGCTGCTCTGCACCGCCGCTTATGCCATTCCGCAGCGTGTTATCAGCCTCGCACCACACGCGACGGAAATGGCCTATGCTGCTGGCATGGGCGAACAACTGATTGCGGTCAGCGCCTGGTCAGATTACCCGCCGGAAGCGAAAAAGCTGGAACAGGTTGCCTCCTGGCAGGGAATCAACCTTGAGCGGATCCTCGCCCTCAAGCCCGATCTTATTCTGGCCTGGCGCGAGGGTAACCCGCAGCGACCGCTGGAACAGCTCGCTAATTTCTCGATTCCCATCGTCTATCTGGATGCAAAAACATTAGACGATATTCCAGCGTCATTGCGACAGTTGGCGACATATAGCCGCCATCCTGAGCAAGCCGAACGGGCCGCGACAGATTTTCAGCAACAAATAGGCGAACTACAGCACGCGGATGAGAAGCATAAGGCGGCACATACAGCGCCATTGCGGGTATTCATTCAATTCGGCACTCAGCCTCTGTTTACCTCTTCAAAAGCGACGCTACAGAGCCAGATCGTTTCACTGTGCGGCGCAGAAAATATCTTTAGTGACAGCACTGTGCCCTGGCCACAGGTAAGCCGTGAACAGGTGTTAAGACGACAGCCGCAGGCCATTATTATTGGCGGTGCGTCAGATAAAATTACCAATACGCAGGCGTTTTGGCAGCCGCAATTAACGGTTCCGGTTATTACCGTCAATGAGGACTGGTTTAGCCGCAGCGGCCCCCGTTTGCTCTTGGCAGCACAGCAAATTTGTTCTCAATTAGCAGAATTAAAACTCGCGCCTTCATCAGCAAAATGA
- the erpA gene encoding iron-sulfur cluster insertion protein ErpA → MSDDIAALPLQFTDAAASKVKNLIADEENPELKLRVYITGGGCSGFQYGFTFDDQINDGDMTIEKQGVALVVDPMSLQYLVGGAVDYTEGLEGSRFIVTNPNAKSTCGCGSSFSV, encoded by the coding sequence ATGAGCGACGATATAGCAGCACTGCCTCTGCAATTTACCGATGCGGCGGCAAGCAAGGTGAAAAACCTGATTGCTGATGAAGAGAACCCAGAGCTGAAACTGCGCGTGTACATCACGGGCGGCGGCTGTAGCGGTTTCCAGTATGGTTTTACCTTTGACGATCAAATCAACGACGGCGACATGACCATTGAGAAACAAGGCGTGGCGTTGGTGGTTGATCCGATGAGCTTGCAATATCTGGTTGGCGGTGCGGTAGATTATACCGAAGGGCTGGAAGGTTCCCGCTTCATCGTGACGAATCCGAATGCGAAATCTACCTGCGGCTGCGGTTCCTCTTTCAGCGTCTGA
- a CDS encoding glutamate-1-semialdehyde 2,1-aminomutase, translated as MNKSESLYAAAQQLIPGGVNSPVRAFNGVGGTPLFIERADGAYLYDVDEQAYIDYVGSWGPMVLGHNHPSIRDAVIAAAERGLSFGAPTEMEVQMARLVTSLVPSMDMVRMVNSGTEATMSAIRLARGYTGRDKIIKFEGCYHGHADCLLVKAGSGALTLGQPNSPGVPADFARHTLTCVYNDLSSVRTTFEQYPDEIAAIIVEPVAGNMNCVPPLPDFLPGLRALCDEFGALFIIDEVMTGFRVALAGAQSHYGVVPDLTCLGKIIGGGMPVGAFGGKREVMQALAPTGPVYQAGTLSGNPIAMAAGFACLTEVAKPGVHEKLTALTNQLADGLLAAAKAENIPLVVNQAGGMFGLFFTDAESVTCYQDVMKCDVERFKRFFHMMLEEGIYLAPSAFEAGFMSLAHTPQDIERTIEAAQICFSRL; from the coding sequence ATGAACAAATCTGAAAGCCTGTATGCTGCGGCACAGCAACTTATTCCCGGCGGGGTGAATTCACCTGTCCGCGCCTTTAACGGCGTCGGCGGCACGCCGTTGTTCATCGAACGGGCAGACGGAGCCTATCTCTACGACGTCGACGAACAGGCGTACATTGATTACGTGGGATCGTGGGGTCCGATGGTACTGGGTCACAATCACCCGTCGATTCGTGATGCAGTCATTGCTGCCGCAGAACGCGGTCTGAGTTTTGGCGCGCCCACCGAAATGGAAGTGCAGATGGCGCGTCTGGTCACCTCGCTGGTGCCTAGCATGGATATGGTGCGGATGGTCAACTCCGGTACAGAAGCCACCATGAGCGCGATCCGTCTGGCGCGTGGCTATACGGGCCGCGATAAAATCATCAAATTTGAAGGCTGCTATCATGGTCACGCCGACTGTCTGCTGGTAAAAGCCGGCTCCGGTGCGCTAACGTTGGGCCAGCCTAACTCTCCCGGCGTTCCGGCCGATTTCGCTCGCCATACACTGACCTGCGTCTATAACGATCTGTCATCAGTACGCACCACGTTTGAACAATACCCTGACGAGATCGCCGCGATTATCGTCGAACCCGTCGCGGGCAACATGAACTGCGTTCCACCGCTGCCAGATTTCCTGCCCGGCCTGCGTGCCCTGTGTGACGAGTTTGGCGCTCTGTTCATCATCGATGAAGTCATGACCGGCTTTCGTGTCGCGCTAGCAGGAGCACAGTCACACTACGGCGTAGTACCGGATCTAACCTGTCTGGGGAAAATCATCGGCGGCGGCATGCCAGTCGGCGCATTCGGCGGTAAGCGTGAAGTTATGCAAGCGCTGGCACCGACCGGACCGGTTTATCAGGCGGGAACGCTGTCTGGCAACCCCATCGCCATGGCCGCAGGCTTTGCCTGTTTGACTGAAGTGGCGAAACCCGGCGTACATGAAAAACTCACCGCGTTGACCAATCAGTTGGCCGATGGCCTGCTGGCTGCCGCGAAAGCCGAAAACATTCCGCTAGTGGTTAATCAGGCGGGCGGCATGTTCGGCCTGTTCTTTACCGATGCCGAGAGCGTCACCTGCTATCAGGATGTGATGAAGTGCGACGTCGAGCGCTTTAAGCGTTTCTTCCACATGATGCTGGAAGAAGGGATTTATCTCGCACCGTCTGCTTTTGAAGCAGGCTTCATGTCGCTGGCGCATACGCCACAAGACATTGAACGCACCATCGAAGCCGCACAGATCTGCTTCTCGCGTCTGTAA
- a CDS encoding PLP-dependent aminotransferase family protein has translation MSIIDSQESTLYQQLAETFATAIHQGTLAPGSRLPSIRRVAGSHQVSVNTVLNAWRILEDRGLIEARPQSGYFVRGRLPSLTESKPHRAQVIVPGSEKLDLIDTVFAAQTHPDYTNISLACPQHTDFYPTEKISRIAASLLRRQPELIGRYALPPGSERLRREVARRAMDLGMTLTREDITITHGCMEALQLALRTVTQPGDCVGLETPTYFYLFPLLASLGLKTVEIPTDPQRGLSLDALELLLSENRLQAIIAMPNAQNPLGCSMTLADKKRLAKLVNDYQVPLIEDGLYSELQFTWPLSPTVKAFDREGWVIYCSSFTKTLAPDFRIGWMASGRFRAQVARLKAVSSMAESALLSETLAQFLESGGYDHHLRTLRRRYAAQMDEARGLIARHFPQGTRATQPQGGFVFWLELPGGVDGVELFHRLLQEKICVTPGELYTLSGRCKHALRLSCCYPFDERYTYALKRAGALACEMSGIGPGNEG, from the coding sequence GTGTCCATCATCGACTCACAAGAAAGTACGCTCTATCAACAGCTCGCGGAAACCTTCGCAACGGCCATTCATCAAGGGACGTTAGCGCCGGGAAGCCGCTTGCCGTCGATTCGCCGTGTCGCCGGATCGCATCAGGTGAGTGTGAATACGGTGCTGAATGCCTGGCGTATTCTCGAAGATCGCGGTTTGATCGAAGCACGACCGCAGTCCGGCTATTTTGTCCGGGGGCGTCTGCCGTCGCTAACGGAAAGCAAGCCTCACCGTGCGCAGGTGATTGTGCCGGGCAGTGAAAAACTGGATCTGATTGATACCGTATTTGCTGCCCAGACTCACCCCGACTACACCAACATATCTCTGGCGTGCCCGCAGCATACCGATTTCTATCCTACCGAAAAGATCAGCCGTATTGCCGCGTCCTTGCTGCGGCGACAGCCTGAACTGATTGGTCGCTATGCGCTGCCGCCGGGCAGTGAACGGCTGCGGCGCGAAGTGGCGCGGCGAGCAATGGATTTGGGTATGACATTGACCCGCGAGGACATCACGATCACTCACGGCTGCATGGAAGCGCTGCAGCTGGCGCTACGCACGGTTACGCAGCCGGGCGACTGTGTGGGGTTGGAAACGCCAACCTATTTTTATCTCTTCCCTCTGCTAGCCAGTCTGGGCTTGAAAACGGTGGAGATTCCTACCGATCCGCAGCGTGGTCTCTCGCTGGATGCGCTGGAACTGCTGCTATCAGAAAATCGGTTACAGGCGATTATCGCCATGCCAAACGCACAGAATCCGTTAGGGTGTAGCATGACGCTGGCGGATAAAAAGCGGCTGGCAAAGCTGGTGAACGACTATCAGGTGCCGCTTATTGAGGATGGGCTATACAGCGAGCTTCAGTTTACCTGGCCGCTGTCGCCTACTGTCAAAGCCTTCGACCGCGAGGGGTGGGTCATTTACTGCTCTAGCTTCACGAAAACGCTGGCACCTGATTTTCGTATTGGCTGGATGGCGTCGGGGCGTTTTCGGGCACAGGTGGCACGGCTGAAAGCAGTATCGTCAATGGCGGAATCGGCGCTGCTATCGGAAACGCTGGCGCAGTTTCTGGAGTCCGGCGGTTACGATCACCATCTGCGCACGCTGCGTCGCCGCTATGCCGCGCAGATGGATGAGGCGCGTGGGCTGATTGCCCGACATTTTCCACAGGGTACACGTGCGACGCAGCCGCAGGGCGGGTTCGTCTTCTGGCTGGAATTACCGGGCGGTGTAGATGGGGTTGAGTTATTCCATCGTCTGCTGCAAGAGAAAATTTGCGTCACGCCCGGCGAACTCTACACGCTGAGCGGCCGCTGTAAGCACGCGCTTCGTCTGTCTTGCTGCTACCCGTTTGATGAACGCTACACGTATGCGCTTAAGCGCGCGGGTGCACTGGCGTGTGAAATGAGCGGTATCGGGCCGGGGAATGAAGGCTAA
- a CDS encoding LysE family translocator has protein sequence MLDPSFFSYVTVMSITPGPNNLLLATSGVNFGLRRTLPMLMGILIGCALQTALMGVALELLLSWMSMIRLPLTVLGCAYLLWLSWKIVRSSAPELQGRVQPMTVLQGTLFQAVNPKAWLMSSNIALLYTASNGIFTIMIAFMALNLPCILVWALLGDRIGKHLQEPWKLKAFNGIMALSLVLTTFWMLVEAINVSG, from the coding sequence ATGCTCGATCCTTCTTTTTTCAGCTACGTCACCGTCATGTCGATCACACCGGGACCGAATAATCTGCTGCTGGCGACGTCAGGCGTCAATTTTGGCCTGCGTCGTACGCTACCGATGCTGATGGGTATTTTAATTGGCTGTGCGCTCCAAACGGCGCTGATGGGCGTGGCATTGGAGCTTTTGCTGAGTTGGATGAGCATGATCCGCCTCCCTCTTACCGTGTTGGGATGCGCCTATCTACTGTGGCTATCGTGGAAAATCGTGCGATCGTCGGCACCAGAATTACAAGGGCGAGTACAGCCGATGACTGTACTGCAAGGAACATTATTTCAGGCGGTGAACCCGAAAGCCTGGCTGATGTCCAGCAACATCGCGCTGCTTTATACCGCCAGCAACGGCATTTTCACCATTATGATCGCCTTTATGGCGCTCAATCTGCCCTGCATTTTAGTCTGGGCGCTACTCGGCGATCGCATCGGCAAACATCTTCAGGAGCCGTGGAAACTGAAAGCCTTCAACGGCATCATGGCGCTTTCTCTGGTGCTCACCACGTTCTGGATGCTGGTCGAAGCCATCAACGTCTCCGGCTAA